A genomic region of Megalobrama amblycephala isolate DHTTF-2021 linkage group LG6, ASM1881202v1, whole genome shotgun sequence contains the following coding sequences:
- the arhgap15 gene encoding rho GTPase-activating protein 15 isoform X1, producing the protein MQKQPAMVLPGAVQMRIKSSQSNTGERLSQTKSMVLPEPDTLQKPINRHRRNQSQHNIDGSIGPQTVLKGEYLNKAKIAEGGKKLRKNWTSTWVVLCSNQLLFYKESKQEAVANLKPGGKADGVDLCGAVIEWTTEKSSRKNVIQITTPTGHEFLLQADHFPTICKWHDAIKKAVDSLSSGAGGQSSGRAALHRSNSTECVPRPTCEPCKPKPKETKSENRRSIMFKLNYSTSDSADKNGVKNRLKKFISRRPSMKTLQEKGLIKDRVFGCHMLTLCEREKTTVPRFVKMCVEEVEKRGLEADGIYRVSGNLAIIQKLRFLVDQEEELDLGDSQWEDIHVITGALKMFFRELPEPLFPFRFFDLFVEAIKIREPTQKVQAMKKLIHQLPKPNHNTMKLLFNHLRRVLTKSQKNLMSTQGISIVFGPTLMWPEFELGNMEVNMVYQNQIVESILIGCVEIFGPEGK; encoded by the exons ATGCAGAAGCAGCCAGCAATGGTGCTTCCTGGAGCCGTTCAGATGAGGATCAAGAGCTCTCAAAGCAACACTGGCGAGAGACTCAGCCAGACAAAGTCTATGGTCTTACCAGAGCCTGACACACTACAGAAACCT ATCAACCGTCACCGGAGGAACCAGTCTCAGCATAACATTGATGGTTCTATTGGGCCGCAG ACTGTATTAAAAGGAGAATATTTGAACAAAGCCAAAATTGCTGAAGGAGGAAAGAAATTAcg gaaaaactGGACTTCAACCTGGGTTGTACTTTGCTCCAATCAACTATTATTCTATAAAGAGAGCAAACAAGAAGCTGTGGCAAATTTG AAACCAGGTGGTAAAGCAGATGGTGTGGATCTGTGTGGGGCTGTAATCGAGTGGACAACAGAGAAATCCAGTCGAAAGAACGTGATTCAG ATAACCACTCCAACTGGTCATGAGTTTTTGCTGCAGGCAGATCACTTTCCAACCATCTGTAAATGGCATGATGCCATCAAGAAAGCAGTGGACAGTCTG TCGAGTGGAGCTGGAGGCCAGAGCAGTGGTAGAGCGGCCCTACACAGATCCAACAGTACAGAATGCGTCCCCAGACCAACCTGTGAACCCTGCAAACCTAAACCAAAAGAGACCAAGTCTGAAAACAGACGCTCCATCA TGTTCAAGCTGAATTACAGCACCTCAGACAGCGCGGACAAGAATGGAGTTAAGAACAGACTGAAGAAGTTCATCTCCAGACGGCCCTCCATGAAAACGCTACAGGAAAAAGGCCTTATTAAAG ATCGAGTGTTTGGATGCCACATGTTGACCCTGTGCGAGAGAGAAAAGACCACTGTGCCCAGATTTGTCAAGATGTGTGTGGAGGAAGTAGAAAAACGAG GCCTGGAGGCTGATGGGATATACAGGGTGAGTGGCAATTTGGCCATTATCCAGAAACTACGCTTCCTAGTTGACCAAG AGGAGGAGCTTGACTTGGGCGACAGCCAATGGGAGGACATCCATGTCATCACCGGAGCGCTAAAGATGTTTTTCCGTGAACTGCCAGAGCCCCTGTTTCCATTTCGCTTTTTTGACTTGTTTGTGGAAGCCATTA AAATTAGGGAGCCCACACAGAAGGTTCAAGCCATGAAGAAACTGATCCATCAACTCCCCAAACCCAACCACAACACCATGAAACTGCTCTTCAACCACCTGAGGAG AGTCTTGACGAAGTCACAGAAAAACTTAATGTCAACCCAGGGCATCAGCATTGTGTTTGGACCGACTCTCATGTGGCCCGAGTTTGAATTAGGAAACATGGAAGTCAATATGGTGTACCAGAACCAAATAGTGGAGTCCATTCTCATTGGATGTGTGGAGATCTTTGGACCAGAGGGCAAGTAA
- the arhgap15 gene encoding rho GTPase-activating protein 15 isoform X2, which produces MQKQPAMVLPGAVQMRIKSSQSNTGERLSQTKSMVLPEPDTLQKPTVLKGEYLNKAKIAEGGKKLRKNWTSTWVVLCSNQLLFYKESKQEAVANLKPGGKADGVDLCGAVIEWTTEKSSRKNVIQITTPTGHEFLLQADHFPTICKWHDAIKKAVDSLSSGAGGQSSGRAALHRSNSTECVPRPTCEPCKPKPKETKSENRRSIMFKLNYSTSDSADKNGVKNRLKKFISRRPSMKTLQEKGLIKDRVFGCHMLTLCEREKTTVPRFVKMCVEEVEKRGLEADGIYRVSGNLAIIQKLRFLVDQEEELDLGDSQWEDIHVITGALKMFFRELPEPLFPFRFFDLFVEAIKIREPTQKVQAMKKLIHQLPKPNHNTMKLLFNHLRRVLTKSQKNLMSTQGISIVFGPTLMWPEFELGNMEVNMVYQNQIVESILIGCVEIFGPEGK; this is translated from the exons ATGCAGAAGCAGCCAGCAATGGTGCTTCCTGGAGCCGTTCAGATGAGGATCAAGAGCTCTCAAAGCAACACTGGCGAGAGACTCAGCCAGACAAAGTCTATGGTCTTACCAGAGCCTGACACACTACAGAAACCT ACTGTATTAAAAGGAGAATATTTGAACAAAGCCAAAATTGCTGAAGGAGGAAAGAAATTAcg gaaaaactGGACTTCAACCTGGGTTGTACTTTGCTCCAATCAACTATTATTCTATAAAGAGAGCAAACAAGAAGCTGTGGCAAATTTG AAACCAGGTGGTAAAGCAGATGGTGTGGATCTGTGTGGGGCTGTAATCGAGTGGACAACAGAGAAATCCAGTCGAAAGAACGTGATTCAG ATAACCACTCCAACTGGTCATGAGTTTTTGCTGCAGGCAGATCACTTTCCAACCATCTGTAAATGGCATGATGCCATCAAGAAAGCAGTGGACAGTCTG TCGAGTGGAGCTGGAGGCCAGAGCAGTGGTAGAGCGGCCCTACACAGATCCAACAGTACAGAATGCGTCCCCAGACCAACCTGTGAACCCTGCAAACCTAAACCAAAAGAGACCAAGTCTGAAAACAGACGCTCCATCA TGTTCAAGCTGAATTACAGCACCTCAGACAGCGCGGACAAGAATGGAGTTAAGAACAGACTGAAGAAGTTCATCTCCAGACGGCCCTCCATGAAAACGCTACAGGAAAAAGGCCTTATTAAAG ATCGAGTGTTTGGATGCCACATGTTGACCCTGTGCGAGAGAGAAAAGACCACTGTGCCCAGATTTGTCAAGATGTGTGTGGAGGAAGTAGAAAAACGAG GCCTGGAGGCTGATGGGATATACAGGGTGAGTGGCAATTTGGCCATTATCCAGAAACTACGCTTCCTAGTTGACCAAG AGGAGGAGCTTGACTTGGGCGACAGCCAATGGGAGGACATCCATGTCATCACCGGAGCGCTAAAGATGTTTTTCCGTGAACTGCCAGAGCCCCTGTTTCCATTTCGCTTTTTTGACTTGTTTGTGGAAGCCATTA AAATTAGGGAGCCCACACAGAAGGTTCAAGCCATGAAGAAACTGATCCATCAACTCCCCAAACCCAACCACAACACCATGAAACTGCTCTTCAACCACCTGAGGAG AGTCTTGACGAAGTCACAGAAAAACTTAATGTCAACCCAGGGCATCAGCATTGTGTTTGGACCGACTCTCATGTGGCCCGAGTTTGAATTAGGAAACATGGAAGTCAATATGGTGTACCAGAACCAAATAGTGGAGTCCATTCTCATTGGATGTGTGGAGATCTTTGGACCAGAGGGCAAGTAA